In one Juglans regia cultivar Chandler chromosome 11, Walnut 2.0, whole genome shotgun sequence genomic region, the following are encoded:
- the LOC109005491 gene encoding disease resistance response protein 206-like, producing the protein MELKNLILSFFLLFLLVGISSTTAASTGKIKVRRPCKRLMFYFHDIIYNGKNSKNATSAIVGAPAWGNRTIMAGQSHFGDMVVFDDPITLDNNLHSTPVGRAQGFYLYDQKDIFTAWLGFSFVFNSTRHKGSINFAGADPLMNKTRDISVVGGTGDFFMARGIATLMTDAFEGEVYFRLRVDIKLYECC; encoded by the coding sequence ATGGAGCTTAAAAATCTGATTTTAtctttcttcctcctcttcctacTCGTTGGAATATCCAGTACTACCGCAGCATCCACTGGGAAAATCAAAGTTCGCCGCCCTTGTAAAAGGTTGATGTTCTATTTCCATGACATTATTTATAATGGAAAGAACTCGAAGAATGCAACTTCAGCCATTGTAGGTGCACCAGCCTGGGGGAACAGAACCATAATGGCAGGACAAAGCCATTTTGGTGACATGGTTGTGTTTGACGACCCCATAACCTTAGACAACAATCTGCACTCAACCCCAGTTGGTCGTGCCCAAGGGTTTTATCTTTATGATCAAAAGGACATTTTCACTGCCTGGCTTGGCTTCTCCTTTGTTTTCAACTCTACGCGGCACAAGGGGAGCATAAACTTTGCTGGGGCTGATCCTCTGATGAACAAGACTAGGGATATATCTGTGGTTGGTGGCACCGGTGACTTCTTCATGGCTAGAGGAATAGCCACTTTGATGACTGATGCCTTTGAGGGAGAAGTTTATTTCCGTCTTCGTGTTGACATTAAACTGTACGAGTGTTGCTGA